The Lewinellaceae bacterium genome has a segment encoding these proteins:
- a CDS encoding COX15/CtaA family protein — translation MKNEIESKKNKDYASIVRLWLIVGLIMIFVQVILGGITRLTGSGLSITKWDIVTGTLPPLNAEQWTEAFELYKATPQYEKINEGMELGQFKFIFFWEYFHRLWARLMGFVFIIPFLIFWAKGMIDKILMKRLGTVLLLAAVVASFGWIMVASGLEDRPWVNAYKLSLHLSLAFILYSYLLWVIFQTLNIKKEVINNKVLKRNTLAILAIVAVQIILGGINSGMKAGLYYPTWPDMNGFFIPSILTNSANWTVENLVNYDQFSFMPAIVQFVHRLIAYLLIIIGLWYFLKARTLEVSTRFKAGLLLFVSMLIIQVLLGIFTVIYCLGKVPLTLGVLHQAGALLLLSILLFLLYLQGKKNT, via the coding sequence ATGAAAAATGAAATTGAATCAAAAAAAAATAAAGACTACGCTAGTATAGTCCGGTTGTGGCTGATCGTAGGATTGATCATGATATTTGTGCAGGTTATCCTGGGCGGGATTACCCGTTTAACGGGCTCAGGGTTGTCTATAACGAAGTGGGACATAGTAACCGGAACCCTACCTCCACTTAATGCCGAACAATGGACTGAGGCCTTTGAGTTGTACAAGGCGACCCCTCAATACGAAAAGATCAATGAAGGCATGGAACTGGGACAATTCAAATTCATATTCTTTTGGGAGTACTTTCACCGGCTTTGGGCACGATTAATGGGGTTTGTATTTATCATTCCATTCCTTATTTTTTGGGCCAAAGGGATGATAGACAAAATTTTAATGAAACGCCTGGGCACGGTATTACTGCTGGCGGCAGTGGTTGCCTCTTTTGGATGGATCATGGTGGCCAGCGGGCTGGAGGACAGGCCATGGGTCAATGCGTATAAGCTGTCCCTGCATTTATCGCTGGCTTTTATCCTTTATAGTTATTTGTTATGGGTCATTTTTCAGACGCTTAATATAAAAAAAGAGGTTATCAACAACAAGGTGTTGAAAAGGAATACTTTAGCCATTTTGGCGATAGTTGCAGTTCAAATAATTTTAGGAGGAATCAACTCGGGAATGAAGGCAGGATTGTATTATCCTACCTGGCCGGACATGAATGGATTTTTTATTCCTTCCATCCTGACCAACAGCGCGAACTGGACTGTTGAAAACCTTGTGAATTACGATCAATTCTCCTTTATGCCGGCTATCGTTCAATTTGTACACAGGTTGATAGCTTACTTATTGATAATCATTGGTTTATGGTATTTTTTAAAGGCAAGAACATTAGAAGTTTCAACACGTTTTAAGGCCGGGTTGTTATTGTTCGTAAGTATGTTGATCATCCAGGTATTGTTAGGAATATTTACGGTAATCTATTGTTTGGGCAAGGTACCATTAACGCTTGGAGTACTGCATCAGGCAGGTGCATTATTATTGTTAAGTATTTTACTCTTTTTGTTGTATTTGCAAGGCAAAAAGAACACTTAG
- a CDS encoding glycosyltransferase, whose product MKKLPAKILVSPLDWGLGHATRCIPIIETFIENGTEVLIAGNGNSLELLKKEFPNLTYFQLPGYHIHYFSNNMFINILLQLPKLFIGVVGEYFAIQKIIRNHSIELLISDNRFGCFSKKVKSVFITHQVNIQIPFTPLKFLVNFLNRSLISQFDECWVPDSPSIRLSGKLSEPKNLENVRFIGLLSRMKKISIKEKWDLVVVLSGPEPQRTRFEKMILEQVIPLKINTIIIQGIVEKRVQKSVSEHVKIISYCTTRELNEVMSAAKIILCRSGYSILMDLVMLQKKAILVPTPGQTEQEYLAEYLFEKGIFYRQTQKNLDIKIALAEAEHFCGFDGMSAKNKFRIL is encoded by the coding sequence TTGAAAAAATTACCTGCAAAAATTCTTGTTTCACCCTTGGATTGGGGGCTGGGTCACGCTACCCGCTGTATTCCTATTATTGAAACTTTTATTGAAAATGGAACAGAAGTCTTGATTGCCGGTAACGGAAACTCTCTTGAATTATTAAAAAAAGAATTTCCAAATTTAACCTATTTTCAACTGCCCGGTTACCATATCCATTACTTTTCCAATAATATGTTTATTAATATTCTGCTTCAACTCCCAAAATTATTCATAGGGGTGGTTGGAGAATATTTTGCTATCCAGAAAATTATTAGAAACCATTCTATCGAATTATTGATTTCGGATAATAGATTTGGTTGTTTTTCAAAGAAAGTAAAAAGTGTTTTTATCACCCACCAGGTCAATATCCAAATTCCTTTTACACCACTGAAATTTTTGGTAAATTTTTTAAACAGATCCTTAATAAGCCAATTTGATGAATGTTGGGTTCCTGATTCTCCGTCGATTCGTTTGAGTGGAAAATTATCAGAGCCGAAAAACCTGGAAAATGTAAGGTTCATTGGTCTGCTTAGCCGTATGAAAAAAATTTCAATAAAGGAAAAATGGGATCTGGTAGTTGTCCTTTCCGGTCCTGAACCTCAACGAACACGGTTTGAAAAAATGATTTTGGAGCAAGTCATTCCCCTGAAAATTAATACCATAATAATACAAGGCATTGTAGAAAAACGCGTTCAAAAATCTGTTTCCGAACACGTCAAAATAATTTCATATTGCACCACAAGAGAATTAAATGAAGTGATGTCCGCGGCTAAAATAATCCTTTGTCGATCCGGATACAGCATCCTGATGGATTTGGTAATGCTACAAAAAAAGGCCATTCTCGTGCCCACGCCTGGTCAAACGGAGCAGGAATATCTTGCGGAGTATTTGTTTGAAAAAGGTATTTTTTACCGGCAAACGCAGAAAAACCTGGATATTAAAATAGCCCTTGCCGAAGCTGAACATTTTTGCGGGTTCGATGGAATGTCAGCAAAAAATAAATTTCGTATATTGTAA
- a CDS encoding homoserine kinase, translating to MSTGIKVFAPASVANVACGFDTLGFALEKPGDEIIARLSDKPGLRITKITGADGKLPYEVERNTAGLAALKLLEHLGEQNRGIELEIHKKMPFGSGLGSSAASAVAGVMAVNELLKRPLSKRELLPFAALGEELASGSIHVDNVAPSLIGGIIFIRDNATFDVHRLPSLAGLYASVIYPEVNILTKDARTMLSDKVPFKEAIRQGGNLGGLIIGLYNADLELIRRSLKDVLVEPQRAKLIPHFYEVQEAAMKAGALGCSISGAGPSIFALSANSLDAENVGEVMKEIFRNAKIGHTLYVSKINQEGAIKY from the coding sequence ATGAGTACTGGAATTAAGGTTTTTGCGCCCGCTTCTGTAGCTAATGTGGCTTGCGGATTTGATACATTGGGATTTGCCCTGGAAAAACCGGGAGATGAGATCATTGCCCGACTTTCCGATAAGCCAGGATTACGTATTACGAAGATAACCGGAGCTGATGGAAAACTGCCTTATGAGGTGGAAAGAAATACTGCCGGCCTGGCTGCTCTAAAATTATTGGAACACCTGGGAGAACAAAATCGCGGCATAGAATTAGAGATCCATAAAAAAATGCCTTTTGGAAGTGGTTTGGGATCAAGTGCCGCCAGTGCGGTAGCCGGTGTTATGGCGGTGAACGAACTGCTAAAACGACCACTTTCAAAAAGAGAACTACTTCCTTTTGCGGCCCTTGGTGAAGAACTCGCGAGTGGTTCAATCCATGTTGATAATGTTGCTCCCTCTTTAATCGGGGGCATTATTTTTATTCGCGACAACGCCACATTTGATGTACACAGACTTCCTTCTTTGGCCGGTTTATATGCCAGTGTTATTTACCCCGAAGTGAATATTCTCACCAAAGACGCCCGCACCATGCTCTCCGATAAAGTACCTTTTAAGGAGGCTATTCGCCAGGGAGGTAATCTTGGTGGCCTGATCATTGGCCTGTATAATGCCGACCTGGAACTCATAAGAAGGTCTTTAAAAGATGTATTGGTAGAACCTCAGCGGGCAAAATTGATTCCTCATTTTTACGAAGTCCAGGAAGCGGCAATGAAAGCCGGTGCTTTGGGATGCAGCATTTCAGGAGCAGGCCCGTCTATTTTTGCCCTTTCGGCAAACAGCCTGGATGCTGAAAATGTAGGAGAAGTGATGAAGGAAATCTTCAGAAATGCTAAAATCGGGCACACCCTTTATGTCTCAAAGATCAACCAGGAAGGGGCTATAAAGTATTAA
- a CDS encoding pyridoxal phosphate-dependent aminotransferase family protein → MDIFQKLREERGPLGKWASYAHGYFTFPKLEGEIGSRMTFQGKERIVWSVNNYLGLANHPEVRKADAEAAKEWGLAAPMGARMMTGETKYHEQLESQLADFIQKEEVMLLNFGYQGIMSIIDALLDRHDVVVYDKDNHACIYDGIRMQLAKRLPFEHNDIKSFEKQMEKAKVIAEASGGGILVITEGVFGMRGEQGILKEIVALRDRFDFRLLVDDAHGFGTQGETGFGTGEEQGVQDGIDLYFSTFAKSMASIGAFVGGEKDVIEYLRYNVRSQIFAKSLPMPLVIGAMKRLELLRTKPELKAKLWENVRLLQTGLVENGFDIGNTSACVTPVYMDGSIPEATVLVKDLRENYNIFCSLVVYPVIPKGMILLRLIPTAVHTKEEIEITIEAFKEIAVKLKEGVYQKIAESITA, encoded by the coding sequence ATGGATATTTTTCAAAAGCTCAGAGAAGAGAGAGGCCCTTTAGGTAAATGGGCTTCTTATGCACACGGTTATTTTACTTTTCCAAAATTGGAAGGAGAGATAGGAAGCCGTATGACATTCCAGGGAAAAGAAAGAATTGTGTGGAGTGTCAATAATTACCTTGGCCTTGCCAACCATCCTGAAGTCAGGAAGGCAGATGCCGAAGCCGCTAAAGAATGGGGACTTGCTGCTCCAATGGGGGCAAGGATGATGACAGGTGAAACCAAATACCACGAACAACTCGAAAGTCAACTGGCCGATTTTATCCAAAAAGAAGAAGTTATGCTGCTCAATTTTGGATACCAGGGAATCATGTCCATCATAGATGCCTTATTGGATCGTCATGATGTAGTGGTTTATGACAAAGATAATCACGCCTGTATTTATGATGGCATTCGCATGCAATTGGCCAAGCGTCTTCCATTCGAACACAATGATATTAAGAGTTTCGAAAAACAAATGGAAAAGGCCAAAGTAATAGCTGAGGCAAGTGGCGGAGGAATTCTTGTAATTACCGAAGGCGTTTTCGGAATGAGAGGAGAGCAGGGAATCCTCAAAGAAATTGTAGCACTCAGAGATCGTTTTGATTTCCGTTTGTTGGTAGATGATGCCCATGGTTTCGGTACACAGGGCGAAACAGGATTTGGCACAGGGGAAGAACAAGGTGTGCAGGATGGTATTGACCTGTATTTTTCCACCTTCGCAAAATCCATGGCCAGCATTGGTGCTTTTGTAGGTGGTGAAAAAGATGTCATTGAATATCTGCGTTACAATGTTCGTTCACAGATTTTTGCCAAATCGCTCCCTATGCCATTGGTCATTGGTGCCATGAAGCGTCTTGAGCTGCTGAGAACAAAACCTGAACTCAAAGCAAAGCTTTGGGAGAATGTTAGACTTTTGCAAACAGGATTGGTTGAAAACGGATTTGACATCGGAAATACCAGTGCCTGTGTCACGCCTGTTTACATGGACGGATCCATTCCTGAAGCGACTGTCCTGGTAAAAGACTTGCGTGAAAATTATAATATATTCTGTTCCCTGGTGGTTTATCCTGTGATTCCAAAAGGAATGATCCTTTTGAGATTGATCCCCACAGCAGTGCATACCAAAGAAGAAATCGAAATTACCATCGAAGCTTTCAAGGAAATTGCCGTTAAATTAAAAGAGGGCGTCTATCAAAAGATCGCGGAATCGATTACTGCCTGA
- a CDS encoding aminoacyl-tRNA hydrolase, translated as MKYLIAGLGNMGAKYDNTRHNIGFEVVDALAKEFEVEFKNDQLGDIAQFKFKGRTFILLKPSTYMNLSGKAVRYWLQKHKIEKSNLLVIIDDLNLDFGVQRLRGKGSDGGHNGLKDIDKMCGGNNYARLRIGIGRDQSRKGQVDFVLGEWSDSEKDKLPEILKTAAETVKSFATIGLDHTMTQFNKKGE; from the coding sequence ATGAAATACCTAATTGCAGGCCTCGGTAATATGGGGGCTAAATATGATAACACCAGGCATAATATCGGTTTTGAGGTAGTAGATGCTCTGGCTAAGGAATTTGAAGTGGAATTCAAAAACGACCAACTCGGGGATATTGCTCAATTTAAATTCAAGGGAAGAACCTTTATTTTACTCAAACCATCCACTTATATGAACTTAAGTGGCAAGGCCGTGAGGTATTGGCTGCAAAAGCATAAAATTGAAAAATCAAATCTTTTGGTCATTATTGACGATCTCAACCTGGATTTTGGCGTTCAGCGGTTAAGAGGAAAAGGCAGCGATGGCGGGCATAACGGACTCAAAGATATTGACAAGATGTGTGGAGGGAATAATTATGCGCGGTTGAGAATTGGCATCGGAAGAGATCAATCCAGGAAAGGCCAGGTAGACTTTGTGTTAGGAGAATGGTCTGATTCCGAAAAAGACAAGCTTCCTGAAATTTTAAAAACTGCAGCGGAAACCGTCAAGAGTTTTGCCACCATTGGTCTGGACCATACCATGACCCAGTTCAATAAAAAAGGGGAATAA
- a CDS encoding diphosphomevalonate decarboxylase, giving the protein MLTYNNSQLIIESAKVKEGKITWRSPSNIAIIKYWGKHGIQLPKNPSISFTLENAYSETTLSYRPKENASNEIEVNFIFDGSSNETFKKKTTAFFQSITDIFPFLRQLQFDIQSSNSFPHSAGIASSASGMSALALCLCSLEHQFFGTLEDDVAFRQKASFVSRLGSGSACRSIYPNLALWGQANEWEGSSDLFAIPIEDPHAVFTTYHDDILIVSKGEKSVSSRAGHGLMDGNIYAENRYAQARSRLHNLQQILRNGDVEAFGKIAESEALVLHALMMSSNPPYILIKPNTLLLIEKIQRFREETKLPLYFSLDAGPNLHLLYPHEIKNQVQEFITSSLAPFCENGMWIKDNVGRGPLQLE; this is encoded by the coding sequence ATGCTTACTTATAATAATTCACAACTCATCATAGAATCGGCAAAAGTCAAAGAAGGCAAAATCACCTGGAGGAGTCCTTCCAATATTGCCATCATCAAATATTGGGGAAAACACGGAATACAACTTCCTAAAAATCCTTCCATTAGTTTTACCCTGGAAAATGCCTATTCGGAAACAACGCTCTCTTACCGACCAAAAGAAAATGCCTCCAATGAAATAGAAGTCAATTTTATTTTTGACGGCAGTTCAAATGAAACATTCAAAAAAAAGACGACAGCTTTTTTTCAAAGTATCACCGACATTTTTCCTTTTTTGCGTCAATTACAATTCGATATCCAATCCTCCAATTCTTTTCCTCATTCCGCCGGCATTGCTTCCTCGGCATCAGGTATGAGTGCCTTGGCATTATGCCTTTGTAGCCTGGAACATCAATTCTTCGGAACACTCGAAGATGATGTCGCTTTCAGACAAAAAGCTTCTTTCGTTTCACGCCTGGGATCTGGAAGTGCCTGTCGTTCCATTTACCCAAATCTGGCGCTTTGGGGACAGGCCAATGAATGGGAAGGATCCTCTGATCTTTTTGCCATTCCAATTGAAGATCCCCATGCTGTTTTCACTACCTACCATGATGACATACTCATTGTGAGCAAGGGAGAGAAATCCGTTTCCAGTCGGGCGGGACATGGATTGATGGACGGAAATATTTATGCAGAAAACCGATATGCCCAGGCGAGAAGCAGATTACACAATCTTCAGCAAATTTTACGCAATGGAGATGTAGAGGCCTTTGGTAAAATAGCAGAAAGTGAAGCCCTCGTTTTACACGCCCTGATGATGAGTTCAAATCCGCCTTATATTCTAATTAAACCAAACACCCTTTTATTAATTGAAAAAATTCAACGCTTTAGGGAAGAGACGAAACTCCCTTTGTATTTTAGTCTGGATGCCGGCCCTAATTTGCATCTTTTATACCCCCATGAAATAAAAAACCAGGTACAAGAGTTTATTACATCATCACTTGCCCCATTTTGCGAAAACGGGATGTGGATAAAAGACAATGTCGGCCGGGGTCCCTTACAGCTGGAATGA
- a CDS encoding glucosaminidase domain-containing protein, producing MANKYLQIIQSKVNDQIDEIKIKVRQITENIRQLVRAYWFKTVMLGILVWMFLIKDVSINLNLKAQAGNNAAIQYIESPSGFQEDQAIPQNTSLLNRDENRTGENTRFETGKADNPMNTYSNLPFSENSLDLSESELKKLEKIKKQKAYVKKYSAMAKEEMKTYGIPASITLAQGLLESNAGESKLAVDNNNHFGLKCFSRQCKKGHCSNFTDDSHKDFFKIFKEPADSYHAHSKLLKNGSRYFSLFKIKKADYKGWAKGLKKAGYATDPNYDKKLIRLIEELKLYKYDK from the coding sequence ATGGCCAATAAATATTTACAGATCATCCAATCAAAAGTCAACGATCAGATTGATGAAATAAAAATTAAGGTCCGGCAAATCACCGAAAATATCCGACAGCTTGTAAGAGCCTATTGGTTCAAAACCGTCATGCTTGGTATCCTGGTATGGATGTTTCTCATTAAAGATGTAAGCATTAATTTGAACTTAAAGGCCCAGGCCGGAAATAATGCTGCTATTCAATATATTGAAAGCCCTTCGGGATTTCAGGAGGATCAAGCTATCCCACAAAATACCTCCCTGCTAAACAGAGATGAAAATAGAACTGGAGAAAATACCCGTTTTGAGACCGGGAAAGCAGACAACCCCATGAACACTTATTCAAATCTTCCGTTTTCTGAAAATTCATTAGACCTGTCTGAATCGGAATTAAAAAAACTGGAAAAAATAAAGAAGCAAAAAGCCTATGTAAAAAAATATTCGGCAATGGCTAAGGAGGAAATGAAAACTTACGGCATTCCGGCCAGTATTACCCTGGCTCAAGGTTTATTGGAAAGTAATGCGGGGGAAAGTAAACTGGCCGTAGACAACAATAATCACTTCGGATTAAAGTGTTTTTCCCGGCAATGTAAAAAAGGACATTGCAGTAATTTTACAGATGATTCACACAAGGATTTTTTTAAAATTTTCAAGGAACCTGCGGACAGCTATCATGCGCACAGCAAGTTATTAAAAAACGGAAGCCGATATTTCTCCCTGTTTAAAATTAAAAAAGCTGATTATAAAGGATGGGCAAAAGGCCTTAAAAAAGCCGGATATGCAACAGACCCGAATTATGATAAAAAACTTATCCGCCTGATTGAGGAATTGAAGTTGTATAAATATGATAAATAA
- the thrC gene encoding threonine synthase, translating into MQLYSTNNPSNIVTLKEAVLKGLPEDKGLFMPSILPKLPESFFKNIDDYSFEAIGYEVCKALFQGSIPDETVKKMVEEAINFPAPVVKLDEQKHILELFHGPSLAFKDFGARFMARLMSYFYKDEHQDLIILVATSGDTGGAVAAGFYDTPGIQVVILYPSGKVSMLQEKQLTTLGKNITALEIDGTFDDCQALVKQAFLDHELNSNLQLSSANSINISRLIPQSFYYFEAWKQVKGYGKDVVFCIPSGNFGNLTAGLLAQKMGLPVHHFIAATNVNDVVPAYLDNGKFEPRPSIRTISNAMDVGNPSNFARMLDLFKAVNGDECSTWNIMKEAITGYAFDDSATRKAVKEVEDSYGYILDPHGAVGYLALKEYQKEHKNTTGIILETAHPSKFKDDMEDILGHEIEVPERINSLTSLKKEAFQMSVDFDSFKKFLLDKF; encoded by the coding sequence ATGCAATTGTATTCAACCAATAACCCATCCAATATAGTGACTTTAAAGGAAGCTGTTTTAAAAGGTTTACCTGAAGATAAGGGGTTATTTATGCCTTCCATCCTTCCCAAATTACCTGAATCTTTCTTTAAAAATATTGACGATTATAGCTTTGAAGCGATTGGTTATGAAGTATGCAAAGCTCTTTTCCAGGGAAGCATTCCTGATGAAACGGTCAAAAAAATGGTGGAGGAAGCGATCAATTTCCCCGCCCCGGTAGTTAAACTGGATGAACAGAAACATATACTGGAGTTATTCCATGGACCTTCTTTAGCTTTTAAAGACTTCGGTGCCCGCTTCATGGCAAGGCTTATGAGCTATTTTTACAAGGATGAGCATCAGGATTTGATCATCCTTGTTGCTACCTCTGGTGACACAGGCGGCGCTGTGGCTGCAGGATTTTACGATACTCCCGGCATCCAGGTGGTCATCCTCTACCCTTCCGGAAAAGTCAGTATGCTTCAGGAAAAACAATTGACCACCCTGGGTAAAAACATTACCGCATTAGAGATCGACGGCACTTTTGATGACTGCCAGGCGCTGGTAAAACAAGCGTTTTTAGACCACGAATTGAACAGCAATCTTCAACTTAGCTCGGCCAATTCCATCAATATTTCACGGCTTATTCCCCAGTCTTTTTATTATTTCGAAGCCTGGAAACAAGTCAAAGGTTATGGAAAGGACGTCGTCTTCTGCATCCCAAGCGGTAACTTTGGCAATCTCACCGCAGGGCTTTTGGCTCAAAAAATGGGATTACCTGTACATCATTTTATCGCCGCCACTAACGTCAATGATGTTGTACCTGCCTACCTGGACAACGGAAAATTTGAACCCAGACCTTCCATCAGAACCATTTCCAATGCAATGGATGTGGGCAATCCATCCAATTTCGCCCGTATGCTTGACCTTTTTAAAGCGGTAAATGGTGATGAATGTTCCACGTGGAACATTATGAAAGAAGCCATTACTGGTTATGCTTTTGATGATTCCGCAACAAGAAAGGCCGTCAAAGAAGTGGAAGATTCTTATGGTTACATTCTGGATCCACATGGAGCAGTTGGATACTTAGCCCTAAAAGAATATCAAAAGGAGCATAAAAATACCACGGGAATCATTCTCGAAACAGCCCACCCTTCTAAATTCAAAGACGACATGGAAGATATTTTAGGGCATGAAATTGAAGTTCCGGAACGAATAAACAGTTTGACTTCCTTAAAAAAAGAGGCCTTTCAAATGTCTGTTGACTTTGATTCGTTCAAGAAATTCCTCCTGGATAAATTCTAA
- a CDS encoding rhodanese-like domain-containing protein, which translates to MKLTFISLFLLIFTFPFSGCAQKDPQLNAGCMDEKFDQKVNQLLSYSVPVMDVDQLKNEKEKVVILDAREKVEYDVSHIEGAQWIGFDHFDSTALQQIPKDSKIVVYCSVGYRSEKIGERLQKMGYTDVNNLYGSIFEWVNRGNNVVDKNGLITRKVHTYNKNWSQWVDETKAEKTW; encoded by the coding sequence ATGAAATTAACATTCATCTCTCTTTTTTTATTGATTTTTACATTTCCGTTTTCGGGATGTGCTCAGAAAGATCCGCAATTAAATGCCGGTTGTATGGATGAAAAATTTGATCAAAAAGTAAACCAGCTGTTAAGTTACAGTGTACCCGTAATGGATGTGGATCAGCTAAAAAATGAAAAAGAAAAGGTAGTGATTCTGGATGCAAGGGAGAAGGTAGAATACGACGTCAGCCATATAGAAGGAGCTCAATGGATTGGCTTTGATCATTTCGATTCCACCGCTCTTCAGCAAATACCGAAAGATTCCAAAATTGTAGTGTATTGCTCCGTGGGGTATCGAAGTGAAAAGATCGGAGAACGGCTTCAAAAAATGGGCTACACAGATGTCAATAATTTATACGGCAGTATTTTTGAATGGGTAAACCGCGGCAATAATGTTGTCGACAAAAATGGACTAATTACCCGTAAGGTTCATACTTACAATAAAAACTGGAGCCAATGGGTAGATGAAACCAAAGCTGAAAAAACCTGGTAA
- a CDS encoding SOS response-associated peptidase → MCGRFSFAVSAKKIKETFGETLELDHDLKINFNIAPTQDSYVITNDQPQKLQSFKWGLVPYWANDSSGGGKLINARREGIENKPSFKTPIKNRRCLVVVDSFYEWKRLAGQKIPYRIRMKEDQLMVMAGIWDSWTDGKTIVKSFSIITTPPNREMSTVHNRMPVILETEEVWESWLKDQPLEKVLEILKTPSDGLLDIYRVSGKVNSVRNNFPELHNRTPETPTLFDF, encoded by the coding sequence ATGTGCGGACGCTTTTCGTTTGCTGTATCAGCAAAAAAAATAAAAGAAACTTTTGGAGAAACACTGGAATTGGATCATGACTTAAAGATAAATTTTAACATAGCTCCAACCCAGGATAGTTATGTGATTACAAATGATCAGCCTCAAAAGCTTCAGTCTTTTAAATGGGGACTTGTGCCCTATTGGGCCAATGACAGTTCCGGAGGCGGAAAATTGATCAATGCCAGGAGGGAAGGAATTGAAAACAAGCCTTCATTTAAAACGCCCATCAAAAATCGTCGTTGCCTGGTAGTGGTGGATAGTTTTTATGAATGGAAAAGGTTAGCAGGACAAAAAATACCTTACCGTATCAGGATGAAGGAGGATCAACTGATGGTTATGGCCGGAATTTGGGACAGCTGGACCGATGGCAAAACCATTGTAAAAAGTTTTTCCATCATTACAACGCCACCTAACAGGGAAATGTCCACAGTCCATAACAGGATGCCGGTAATTCTTGAAACAGAAGAAGTCTGGGAGTCCTGGCTGAAAGATCAACCTTTGGAAAAAGTTTTGGAAATATTAAAAACACCTTCCGATGGCCTACTGGATATTTACAGGGTATCCGGTAAGGTAAATTCAGTGAGGAACAATTTTCCTGAACTACACAACCGAACCCCTGAAACGCCAACCTTATTTGATTTTTAA
- the fahA gene encoding fumarylacetoacetase: protein MIKANHPNLKSWVDVLPGSDFPIQNLPFGIFETTFGEKRVCSAIGEYVVDLVEVEYLGLLDGLSIKTSVFENDYLNDFMAQGKDKTSELRNRLSEILQDIPGKWNGESKRNQFLVNMKDVDMQLPIKIGDYTDFYSSIEHATNVGTMFRGPENALMPNWRHIPIGYHGRSSSIVVSGTPFHRPKGQMMPPGNDHPVFGPSKLLDYELEMGFVIGKPTALGDSVAIGEAEDYIFGLILFNDWSARDIQSWEYVPLGPFLGKNFASTISPWVITLEALEPFRVTGPKQEPEVLPYLQFEGAKNYDIQLEVEIHPEAGQGKVITRSNFKYMYWNMCQQLAHHTVNGCNINVGDFYASGTISGKDPGSFGSMLELTWRGTKPIQMPDGSERKFIQDGDTIVMKGWCEKDGVRIGFGEASGKILPAK, encoded by the coding sequence ATGATAAAAGCGAATCATCCAAATTTAAAATCCTGGGTAGACGTTCTGCCGGGATCAGATTTCCCTATCCAAAACTTACCATTTGGCATTTTTGAAACCACCTTTGGAGAGAAAAGAGTTTGTTCAGCGATTGGAGAATACGTAGTTGACCTGGTAGAGGTTGAATACCTGGGGTTGTTGGATGGCCTGAGTATAAAAACCTCTGTTTTTGAAAATGACTATTTGAATGATTTCATGGCTCAGGGGAAAGATAAAACTTCTGAATTAAGAAACAGGCTTTCTGAAATATTGCAGGACATTCCCGGCAAGTGGAATGGTGAGTCGAAAAGGAATCAATTTCTGGTAAACATGAAGGATGTGGACATGCAATTGCCCATAAAAATCGGTGATTATACTGATTTTTATTCAAGCATTGAACATGCCACTAATGTGGGCACTATGTTTAGGGGGCCTGAAAATGCCCTAATGCCCAATTGGCGACATATACCCATTGGATACCATGGTCGATCTTCTTCTATTGTAGTATCCGGTACTCCATTTCACCGGCCCAAAGGACAGATGATGCCTCCTGGAAATGACCATCCTGTTTTCGGACCCAGTAAATTGTTGGATTATGAATTAGAAATGGGATTTGTTATTGGCAAGCCAACAGCACTGGGAGATTCCGTTGCCATCGGTGAGGCCGAAGATTATATTTTTGGGTTGATCTTATTCAATGACTGGTCGGCAAGAGATATTCAGAGTTGGGAATACGTACCCCTGGGACCTTTCCTGGGAAAAAATTTCGCTTCCACGATTTCCCCATGGGTGATTACCCTCGAAGCCCTGGAACCTTTCAGGGTGACCGGTCCAAAACAGGAACCGGAGGTTCTGCCCTATTTACAATTTGAAGGGGCCAAAAATTATGATATTCAACTGGAAGTGGAAATTCATCCTGAAGCCGGGCAAGGTAAAGTCATTACCCGATCGAATTTTAAATATATGTACTGGAATATGTGTCAGCAATTGGCACACCATACCGTGAACGGTTGTAATATTAACGTAGGGGACTTTTATGCTTCAGGTACGATTAGTGGAAAAGATCCAGGTTCCTTCGGTTCCATGCTGGAACTTACCTGGAGAGGAACCAAACCGATTCAAATGCCCGATGGCAGTGAACGGAAATTTATTCAGGATGGTGATACCATTGTAATGAAAGGATGGTGCGAAAAAGATGGGGTCAGGATAGGATTTGGAGAAGCTTCCGGAAAAATTTTGCCAGCAAAATGA